A region of Ochotona princeps isolate mOchPri1 chromosome 2, mOchPri1.hap1, whole genome shotgun sequence DNA encodes the following proteins:
- the FUCA1 gene encoding tissue alpha-L-fucosidase, with amino-acid sequence MGSWPALLLGLLLFLRAASSSRPGAPRRYTPDWQSLDSRPLPAWFDEAKFGVFVHWGVFSVPAWGSEWFWWHWEGEKRPQYLRFMRDNYPPGFTYADFGPQFTANFFYPEEWAQLFQAAGAKYVVLTTKHHEGFTNWPSPVSWNWNSKDLGPHRDLVGELGAAVRKRNIRYGLYHSLLEWFHPLYQLDKKNGFKTQHFVNAKTMPELYDLVNSYKPDLIWSDGEWECPDTYWNSTGFLAWLYNDSPVKDEVVVNDRWGQNCSCRHGGYYNCQDKFKPESLPDHKWEMCTSIDKVSWGYRRDMMLADIASESEIVSELVQTVSLGGNYLLNIGPTKDGLIAPIFQERLLAVGKWLSINGEAIYSSKPWRVQLEKNTTAVWYTLKGSTVYAIFLHWPESGVLRLESPMTTSATKVRMLGVQADLKWTASPEEGLLVSLPTIPPSALPVEFAWTLQLLGVK; translated from the exons ATGGGGTCGTGGCCGgcgctgctgctggggctgctgctgtttCTCCGGGCGGCCTCCTCCTCGCGGCCGGGGGCTCCGCGCCGCTACACCCCGGACTGGCAGAGCCTGGACTCGCGGCCGCTGCCGGCGTGGTTCGACGAGGCCAAGTTCGGGGTGTTCGTGCACTGGGGCGTGTTCTCGGTGCCCGCCTGGGGCAgcgagtggttctggtggcacTGGGAGGGCGAGAAGCGGCCCCAGTACCTGCGCTTCATGCGCGACAACTACCCGCCCGGCTTCACCTACGCCGACTTCGGGCCGCAGTTCACGGCCAACTTCTTCTACCCTGAGGAGTGGGCCCAACTCTTCCAGGCTGCGGGGGCCAA GTACGTGGTGCTGACGACAAAGCATCACGAAGGCTTCACCAACTGGCCAAGTCCCGTGTCCTGGAACTGGAACTCGAAAGACCTGGGCCCGCACCGTGACTTGGTTGGGGAATTGGGAGCAGCTGTCCGGAAGAG GAACATTCGATATGGACTCTATCACTCACTTTTAGAGTGGTTCCATCCTCTCTACCAACTTGATAAGAAAAATGGCTTCAAAACGCAGCATTTTGTCAACGCAAAAACGATGCCGGAGCTCTACGACCTCGTTAACAG CTACAAGCCGGATCTCATCTGGTCTGACGGGGAGTGGGAGTGTCCTGACACCTACTGGAACTCCACAGGGTTCCTCGCCTGGCTCTACAATGACAGCCCTGTCAAG GATGAGGTGGTGGTGAACGACCGATGGGGTCAGAACTGCTCCTGTCGCCACGGAGGCTACTACAACTGTCAAGACAAGTTCAAGCCCGAGAGCTTGCCGGACCACAAGTGGGAAATGTGCACCAGCATCGACAAGGTGTCCTGGGGCTACCGCCGTGACATGATGTTGGCCGACATTGCAAGCGAGTCGGAAATCGTTTCG GAACTGGTCCAGACAGTGAGTCTAGGAGGCAACTACCTGCTCAACATTGGACCCACCAAGGACGGGCTGATAGCGCCCATCTTCCAAGAAAGACTCCTGGCTGTTGGAAAGTGGCTGAGCATCAATGGGGAGGCCATCTACAGCTCCAAGCCATGGAGGGTGCAGCTCGAAAAGAACACCACGGCCGTGTG GTATACCTTGAAAGGATCCACCGTCTATGCCATTTTCCTGCACTGGCCAGAAAGTGGAGTCCTACGCCTGGAATCCCCCATGACCACCTCAGCTACCAAG GTGAGGATGCTGGGAGTACAAGCCGATCTGAAGTGGACAGCCAGTCCAGAGGAAGGGCTTCTGGTCTCACTGCCCACAATACCACCCTCTGCCCTCCCAGTGGAGTTTGCCTGGACCCTGCAGTTATTGGGGGTGAAGTGA